A genomic window from Bacillota bacterium includes:
- a CDS encoding type II secretion system F family protein has protein sequence MSHLPWLLLTALLASGAAAAAVVALDPGAAWLPRAIRRLRQATASSRAAGARLAGGLRSRRRQRARQREARRALAPTLDLLAEASEAGLNLFHAIRLTGEETGGAMGEELLQVAGQVERGQEPLRALTLLYQELRLPELRGLERALRLGQSLGAPVAETLRSIAAAVQEEEATRRARQLDVLPLKLTLATGALLLPPILILVLVPSLLRFLADF, from the coding sequence ATGTCGCACCTGCCCTGGCTCCTCCTGACCGCCCTTCTCGCCAGCGGGGCCGCCGCCGCGGCGGTGGTCGCCCTCGATCCGGGCGCCGCCTGGCTGCCGCGGGCGATACGGCGCCTGCGCCAGGCCACCGCCTCCTCCCGCGCCGCCGGCGCCCGCTTGGCGGGAGGCCTGCGGAGCCGCCGCCGGCAGCGGGCCCGCCAGCGGGAGGCGCGCCGCGCCCTGGCTCCCACCCTCGACCTGCTGGCCGAAGCGAGCGAGGCGGGGCTCAACCTCTTTCACGCCATCCGCCTGACGGGCGAGGAGACCGGCGGGGCCATGGGGGAGGAGCTCCTCCAGGTGGCGGGGCAGGTCGAGCGCGGCCAGGAGCCGCTGCGGGCGCTGACGCTCCTCTACCAGGAGCTGCGCCTGCCGGAGCTGCGCGGGCTGGAACGGGCGCTCCGCCTGGGGCAGAGCCTGGGCGCTCCCGTGGCGGAGACGCTCCGCTCCATCGCCGCCGCCGTGCAGGAGGAGGAGGCGACCCGGCGGGCCCGCCAGCTGGACGTGCTCCCTCTCAAGCTGACGCTGGCCACGGGGGCGCTCCTGCTCCCGCCCATCCTCATCCTGGTGCTGGTGCCGAGCCTTCTTCGCTTCCTGGCCGACTTCTGA
- a CDS encoding type II secretion system F family protein, whose product MSAWPGLLALAGSAAFSLAAWELFREGASGGRLARLLGRRPRQPADPVGRLLEAARRRLLARRRREAMEEAMEAAILEISEALRAGASIFLAVEQAARHAEPLLAPHLEQVLRLYRSGVSLSLALRHLEEVPGCEESGRRLGQVLRLHRRTGGDPRLALARLSESLRRERQRRAQQAARTAEARWTAHFLAALPPLIFLYMVATGASPLGLLGASPAGRVALAYALLSWLAGIGVVDRLTRTGEAG is encoded by the coding sequence ATGAGCGCGTGGCCCGGGCTCCTGGCCCTGGCTGGCTCGGCGGCCTTCTCGCTGGCCGCCTGGGAGCTCTTCCGCGAGGGGGCGTCGGGCGGCCGCCTGGCAAGGCTTCTCGGCCGCCGCCCCAGGCAGCCGGCCGACCCGGTCGGCCGTCTTCTGGAGGCCGCGCGCAGGCGGCTCCTCGCCCGGCGTCGCCGCGAGGCCATGGAGGAAGCCATGGAGGCCGCCATCCTGGAGATCTCCGAGGCGCTGCGCGCGGGGGCCAGCATCTTCCTGGCGGTGGAGCAGGCGGCCCGCCACGCCGAACCGCTGCTGGCACCGCACCTGGAGCAGGTGCTCCGCCTCTACCGGAGCGGCGTCAGCCTCTCGCTGGCACTCCGCCACCTGGAGGAGGTGCCGGGCTGCGAGGAGAGCGGGAGGCGCCTGGGCCAGGTGCTTCGCCTCCACCGCCGCACCGGCGGTGACCCGCGACTGGCCCTGGCCCGGCTGAGCGAGAGCCTGCGCCGCGAACGGCAGCGCCGGGCGCAGCAGGCGGCCCGTACCGCCGAGGCGCGCTGGACGGCCCACTTCCTCGCCGCGCTGCCGCCGCTCATCTTCCTCTACATGGTGGCCACCGGCGCCAGCCCGCTGGGCCTGCTGGGCGCCTCGCCCGCGGGCCGGGTCGCGCTCGCCTACGCCCTCCTCTCGTGGCTGGCGGGCATCGGGGTCGTCGACCGGCTGACCCGAACCGGGGAGGCGGGATGA